One genomic region from Biomphalaria glabrata chromosome 7, xgBioGlab47.1, whole genome shotgun sequence encodes:
- the LOC106056898 gene encoding uncharacterized protein LOC106056898 isoform X2 gives MITSAQDKLLILRCATQYRQRPEQAVYDWLRSNYLERYHIDFQRSELTNLKKIASLSLPDENLYDELEIVLPGHRRRLERAVQKLKLDQKKPLTPEVPVVIGRWSKPACLLEAKFDFLCVKAFISSHSQPDKKVSIDFMVDSGSDVSTIQEDYMANLNLQLLGPIYSCGIHGGNHTNLYKARLKLGDQELDIEVMASNYNSLGSRVVRHFRHVIDGNHHVWLKGNYREPLPIIGAQSSSIPFSLPGPSMSKAPEPELSNLSLTKRKRQDSGEDSDSESHKVKKPSQIDIDTSEPSKHLNAMKTLINSSANHLNPERNEPVISVELRTGHFDSSAPSLKSDLFQEPIEIQSSSSAQQVVLQDIGTDKSMLSRNVNTNSYKDTDDDIDHMDVPTANSFLPPLTEFSNIETPMLIWEERWPRNSLLGQESKLAQLNNSEEVVHVHQGKSWLVEGEESINNFAEEASIDIDVDSHVTRDVVLQNNFFQAQDSITFISLTELNMYDHDELNFPQEPS, from the exons ATGATCACATCAGCACAGGACAAATTGTTGATCTTAAGATGTG ccaCTCAGTATAGACAAAGACCTGAGCAAGCAGTTTATGACTGGCTGCGAAGCAATTATTTGGAACGCTACCATATAGATTTTCAACGTAGTGAACTCACAAATCTTAAAAAGATAGCTAGCCTCTCTCTACCTGATGAAAATCTCTATGATGAACTTGAAATAGTTCTACCTGGACACAGGAGACGGCTTGAGAGGGCAG TTCAAAAACTGAAACTTGACCAGAAGAAACCCTTGACTCCTGAAGTCCCTGTTGTTATTGGAAGATGGTCGAAACCGGCTTGCCTTCTGGAAGCTAAATTTGATTTCTTGTGTGTTAAAGCTTTTATTTCTTCACATAGTcagccagacaaaaaagtttccATAG ACTTCATGGTAGACTCTGGTAGTGATGTGTCAACTATACAGGAAGACTACATGGCCAATTTAAACCTTCAACTCTTGGGTCCTATATACAGCTGCGGTATTCATGGTGGTAATCACACTAATCTTTATAAGGCACGATTGAAGCTGGGAGACCAGGAGCTGGACATAGAG GTAATGGCCAGTAATTACAATTCATTGGGCAGCAGAGTTGTTAGACATTTTCGGCACGTTATAGATGGAAATCATCATGTTTGGCTAAAAGGAAATTACAGAGAACCACTTCCCATTATAGGAGCTCAAAGCAGCAGTATACCATTTTCATTACCAGGGCCAAGCATGTCTAAGGCACCTGAGCCTGAGCTTTCCAATCTGTCTTTGACTAAAAGAAAGCGGCAAGACTCAGGTGAAGACAGTGATTCTGAATCTCATAAAGTCAAGAAACCCAGCCAGATTGATATTGATACATCAGAACCATCAAAACATTTGAATGCGATGAAGACACTGATAAATTCAAGTGCTAATCACTTAAATCCAGAAAGGAATGAGCCTGTCATTTCTGTGGAGCTAAGAACAGGTCACTTTGACTCATCTGCTCCAAGTTTGAAAAGTGATTTATTTCAAGAGCCCATTGAAATACAGTCATCGTCATCTGCTCAACAGGTAGTACTTCAGGATATCGGTACTGATAAGTCTATGCTGTCTAGAAATGTTAATACTAATTCATATAAAGATACAGATGATGATATAGATCACATGGATGTACCAACAGCAAATAGCTTTCTTCCTCCCCTAACTGAGTTTAGCAACATTGAGACCCCAATGTTGATCTGGGAAGAAAGATGGCCTCGGAATTCCCTTTTAGGACAAGAGTCTAAACTTGCTCAGTTAAACAACTCTGAGGAAGTTGTTCATGTGCATCAAGGAAAGTCCTGGTTAGTGGAAGGGGAGGAGAGCATAAACAATTTTGCTGAGGAAGCTTCTATAGACATTGATGTTGATAGCCATGTAACCAGAGATGTGGTGCTGCAGAATAATTTTTTCCAAGCCCAAGACAGCATAACCTTCATCTCCCTTACAGAGCTAAACATGTATGATCACGATGAACTAAACTTTCCTCAAGAGCCAAGCTAG
- the LOC106056898 gene encoding uncharacterized protein LOC106056898 isoform X1 — MTEESEGITQFLSHIGMSKYKDIFIAKGFDLIFDIPYLTSHDLEKELMITSAQDKLLILRCATQYRQRPEQAVYDWLRSNYLERYHIDFQRSELTNLKKIASLSLPDENLYDELEIVLPGHRRRLERAVQKLKLDQKKPLTPEVPVVIGRWSKPACLLEAKFDFLCVKAFISSHSQPDKKVSIDFMVDSGSDVSTIQEDYMANLNLQLLGPIYSCGIHGGNHTNLYKARLKLGDQELDIEVMASNYNSLGSRVVRHFRHVIDGNHHVWLKGNYREPLPIIGAQSSSIPFSLPGPSMSKAPEPELSNLSLTKRKRQDSGEDSDSESHKVKKPSQIDIDTSEPSKHLNAMKTLINSSANHLNPERNEPVISVELRTGHFDSSAPSLKSDLFQEPIEIQSSSSAQQVVLQDIGTDKSMLSRNVNTNSYKDTDDDIDHMDVPTANSFLPPLTEFSNIETPMLIWEERWPRNSLLGQESKLAQLNNSEEVVHVHQGKSWLVEGEESINNFAEEASIDIDVDSHVTRDVVLQNNFFQAQDSITFISLTELNMYDHDELNFPQEPS; from the exons atgacTGAGGAAAGCGAAGGCATTACTCAATTCCTTAGTCATATTGGAATgtcaaaatacaaagatatatttatagctaaaggttttgatttaatttttgACATTCCATATCTTACTTCACATGACTTAGAAAAGGAACTTATGATCACATCAGCACAGGACAAATTGTTGATCTTAAGATGTG ccaCTCAGTATAGACAAAGACCTGAGCAAGCAGTTTATGACTGGCTGCGAAGCAATTATTTGGAACGCTACCATATAGATTTTCAACGTAGTGAACTCACAAATCTTAAAAAGATAGCTAGCCTCTCTCTACCTGATGAAAATCTCTATGATGAACTTGAAATAGTTCTACCTGGACACAGGAGACGGCTTGAGAGGGCAG TTCAAAAACTGAAACTTGACCAGAAGAAACCCTTGACTCCTGAAGTCCCTGTTGTTATTGGAAGATGGTCGAAACCGGCTTGCCTTCTGGAAGCTAAATTTGATTTCTTGTGTGTTAAAGCTTTTATTTCTTCACATAGTcagccagacaaaaaagtttccATAG ACTTCATGGTAGACTCTGGTAGTGATGTGTCAACTATACAGGAAGACTACATGGCCAATTTAAACCTTCAACTCTTGGGTCCTATATACAGCTGCGGTATTCATGGTGGTAATCACACTAATCTTTATAAGGCACGATTGAAGCTGGGAGACCAGGAGCTGGACATAGAG GTAATGGCCAGTAATTACAATTCATTGGGCAGCAGAGTTGTTAGACATTTTCGGCACGTTATAGATGGAAATCATCATGTTTGGCTAAAAGGAAATTACAGAGAACCACTTCCCATTATAGGAGCTCAAAGCAGCAGTATACCATTTTCATTACCAGGGCCAAGCATGTCTAAGGCACCTGAGCCTGAGCTTTCCAATCTGTCTTTGACTAAAAGAAAGCGGCAAGACTCAGGTGAAGACAGTGATTCTGAATCTCATAAAGTCAAGAAACCCAGCCAGATTGATATTGATACATCAGAACCATCAAAACATTTGAATGCGATGAAGACACTGATAAATTCAAGTGCTAATCACTTAAATCCAGAAAGGAATGAGCCTGTCATTTCTGTGGAGCTAAGAACAGGTCACTTTGACTCATCTGCTCCAAGTTTGAAAAGTGATTTATTTCAAGAGCCCATTGAAATACAGTCATCGTCATCTGCTCAACAGGTAGTACTTCAGGATATCGGTACTGATAAGTCTATGCTGTCTAGAAATGTTAATACTAATTCATATAAAGATACAGATGATGATATAGATCACATGGATGTACCAACAGCAAATAGCTTTCTTCCTCCCCTAACTGAGTTTAGCAACATTGAGACCCCAATGTTGATCTGGGAAGAAAGATGGCCTCGGAATTCCCTTTTAGGACAAGAGTCTAAACTTGCTCAGTTAAACAACTCTGAGGAAGTTGTTCATGTGCATCAAGGAAAGTCCTGGTTAGTGGAAGGGGAGGAGAGCATAAACAATTTTGCTGAGGAAGCTTCTATAGACATTGATGTTGATAGCCATGTAACCAGAGATGTGGTGCTGCAGAATAATTTTTTCCAAGCCCAAGACAGCATAACCTTCATCTCCCTTACAGAGCTAAACATGTATGATCACGATGAACTAAACTTTCCTCAAGAGCCAAGCTAG